The Desulfoscipio gibsoniae DSM 7213 genome contains a region encoding:
- a CDS encoding restriction endonuclease FokI C-terminal domain-containing protein codes for MINYWWVTRPKRRLNSIPEILAVFSEISLDQEWEGQRTAHLTLEEALEQANLKRIGERRDQTGGGARTYRAWVASLGLIFIQESTQKLKLTLAGEAIMEGDSPVEILKHQVIKYQFPSPFSLSRGVNVSERFKVRPFRFLLKLLADDRISYLIEEEIAKIIITEAENETDTCYERIVKRILEFRNIGAGSLDKDFFVKYAPGSGAVNPDHPFSHLMDTANTMVNWIEFTQLAKRDDEKKVRIIDDKIDEVKSILSITPPFIDRPEQQEYFQRKYGLDPKHKKDTRNLTQTKTITAKMIAEQKIKQAFIGESLKSPIGKISTGLIDKIADQTGIEVSIVEETLLKLYPYGAIGSFMTEYFEMAFKGRDEATEFEKATVELFKSVFEFEAQHVGPIGLTPDVYILSHESRYVGIIDNKAYSKYTISNDHRNRMVHNYIKTYSAECYPLAFFSYIAGGFGKNITSQIKDIVDETLIHGSAMSVSNMIKMVENHQYKKYSHDEIRNIFSVDRQILLSDL; via the coding sequence ATGATAAATTATTGGTGGGTTACTCGTCCAAAACGTCGGTTGAATTCAATACCAGAGATTTTAGCTGTTTTTTCTGAGATATCTCTTGATCAGGAGTGGGAAGGTCAAAGAACTGCACATTTGACGTTGGAAGAAGCCCTGGAACAGGCAAACTTAAAGCGCATAGGAGAAAGACGTGATCAGACCGGCGGCGGAGCCCGAACTTACAGAGCATGGGTAGCCAGCCTTGGCCTAATTTTTATACAGGAATCAACGCAGAAATTAAAGCTGACACTAGCTGGTGAAGCTATTATGGAAGGTGATTCACCTGTAGAAATATTAAAGCATCAGGTAATTAAGTATCAGTTTCCGTCACCTTTTTCTCTTAGTCGAGGCGTGAATGTATCTGAAAGATTTAAAGTGCGTCCATTTCGTTTTTTGCTTAAGCTGCTCGCAGACGACAGGATATCATATCTGATTGAAGAAGAAATTGCGAAGATTATTATTACAGAAGCTGAGAACGAAACTGATACTTGTTATGAACGTATTGTGAAACGGATTTTAGAGTTCAGAAATATTGGCGCTGGAAGTTTGGATAAAGATTTCTTTGTAAAGTATGCACCAGGCAGCGGAGCCGTTAATCCGGATCATCCCTTCAGTCATTTGATGGATACAGCCAATACTATGGTTAATTGGATTGAATTCACGCAGCTTGCTAAACGGGATGATGAGAAGAAGGTTCGTATTATTGACGACAAGATAGATGAAGTTAAGAGCATTTTATCAATAACACCGCCTTTTATAGACCGCCCGGAACAGCAGGAATATTTCCAAAGAAAATATGGACTTGATCCAAAACATAAGAAAGATACAAGAAATCTAACTCAGACTAAGACAATAACCGCAAAAATGATTGCAGAGCAGAAAATTAAGCAGGCATTTATCGGGGAATCTTTAAAAAGCCCTATCGGTAAAATTTCTACAGGGCTAATTGATAAAATAGCTGACCAGACAGGAATAGAGGTTTCTATAGTTGAAGAGACTCTACTGAAGCTTTATCCGTATGGAGCTATCGGATCATTCATGACAGAATATTTTGAAATGGCATTTAAAGGCCGTGACGAAGCAACAGAATTTGAAAAAGCGACAGTGGAGCTGTTTAAAAGCGTATTTGAATTTGAAGCTCAGCATGTGGGTCCTATTGGACTTACTCCCGATGTTTATATACTGTCGCATGAAAGCCGATATGTCGGGATTATAGATAATAAAGCATACAGCAAATACACTATAAGCAACGATCATCGCAATCGTATGGTTCACAACTATATAAAGACTTATAGTGCTGAATGCTACCCATTGGCTTTTTTTTCATACATTGCCGGGGGTTTCGGGAAAAACATTACATCACAGATAAAAGATATTGTGGATGAAACATTGATTCACGGAAGTGCAATGAGTGTTTCTAATATGATTAAGATGGTAGAAAACCATCAATATAAAAAATACAGCCATGATGAAATAAGAAACATATTCTCAGTTGACCGCCAAATTTTGTTATCTGATTTATAG
- a CDS encoding helix-turn-helix domain-containing protein has protein sequence MNSIGTYLKKQRVKLSLSLNAVCEQTGITATRLNRIERNQVNEPSPEVLKKLASLYQVDLIYLYKLAGYLENTDISGQKQQPFNNYEILSDEERNFIQQSIDFLAKKHFVANKEEYHEV, from the coding sequence ATGAATTCTATCGGTACTTATCTCAAAAAGCAACGGGTCAAGCTTTCTTTAAGCTTAAACGCTGTATGCGAGCAAACCGGGATAACAGCTACCCGTTTAAATCGGATAGAACGAAATCAAGTCAATGAACCTTCCCCAGAGGTGCTGAAAAAGTTGGCATCATTATATCAAGTTGATTTGATTTATCTATATAAACTGGCTGGCTATTTAGAAAATACTGATATTTCGGGACAAAAACAGCAGCCGTTTAATAACTATGAAATATTAAGCGATGAAGAACGTAATTTCATTCAGCAATCTATTGATTTTTTAGCTAAAAAGCATTTTGTTGCAAATAAGGAGGAATACCATGAAGTATAG
- a CDS encoding very short patch repair endonuclease, with translation MDNHSKEVRSYNMSHIRSKDNKPEELVRKYLFSKGFRYRKNVKTLPGCPDIVLPKYKTVVFINGCFWHMHDGCPKFVWPKSNEEYWTKKLLRNKKRDDESRSSLEELGWKVLIVWECELKKAVREERLNLLCRQITK, from the coding sequence ATGGACAATCACTCAAAAGAAGTAAGAAGCTATAATATGTCTCATATTAGGAGCAAAGACAATAAACCAGAAGAATTAGTAAGAAAATATTTATTCAGCAAGGGCTTTCGCTATAGAAAAAATGTAAAAACATTGCCTGGATGTCCGGATATTGTTCTTCCGAAATATAAGACAGTCGTTTTTATAAACGGCTGTTTTTGGCATATGCATGACGGCTGTCCTAAATTTGTCTGGCCGAAATCTAATGAAGAGTACTGGACTAAGAAACTACTGAGAAACAAAAAAAGAGATGATGAAAGCAGATCAAGTCTTGAAGAATTGGGCTGGAAAGTATTAATTGTCTGGGAATGTGAACTGAAAAAAGCAGTACGAGAAGAACGCTTAAATTTGCTTTGTCGGCAAATTACAAAATAG
- a CDS encoding DUF429 domain-containing protein — translation MSYITTNSKIHFTPHNPNKDDIDINDIAHALAHMCRANGHFNSFYSVAQHSINCSLEARAKGYSKDVQLACLLHDASEAYMSDITRPVKKLLPQYLDIEERLQKAIYEKFNISDVSPDTIKEIDDALLYYEFIYLLGEKVFDDEPELIGKPDFTQRDFINVKNEFIDIYNQLTSDVQIFKTVGIDGCDGGWMIAMLSNSRLSIERYNRIADVLDAHKTADKFIIDIPIGLADSREEAAHRPENAARKILKGKSSSIFPVPFRSVARAKTAAEAWNISKELNAGANYMTMGIRDAVNEIDIFLQENETWKNVLYESHPEVCFALLNGGNPVMEKKSEEQGIEKRLEILEKYGIDRVDVTQHPLFTKYRDDVVDAVCLALVGKFAVEGKSATIPIEDEIKADATGIKMQMIIPNL, via the coding sequence ATGAGTTACATAACAACGAATTCAAAAATTCATTTTACACCGCATAACCCAAATAAAGATGATATAGACATTAATGATATTGCTCATGCATTGGCACATATGTGCAGAGCAAATGGGCATTTCAACAGTTTTTATTCTGTGGCACAGCATTCAATAAATTGTTCTTTGGAAGCAAGGGCAAAAGGCTATTCAAAAGACGTACAGCTTGCATGTCTGCTTCATGATGCAAGCGAAGCATACATGAGCGATATCACAAGACCTGTCAAGAAGCTGTTGCCGCAGTATCTGGATATTGAAGAAAGGCTTCAAAAAGCAATATACGAGAAATTTAATATTTCGGACGTAAGTCCGGATACGATTAAAGAAATTGATGACGCGTTGCTTTATTATGAGTTTATATATTTGCTTGGCGAAAAAGTGTTTGATGATGAACCGGAGCTTATAGGCAAACCGGATTTTACACAGCGGGATTTCATAAATGTGAAAAATGAGTTTATCGATATATATAACCAGCTTACATCAGACGTTCAAATCTTTAAAACAGTAGGAATTGATGGGTGCGACGGCGGTTGGATGATAGCAATGCTTTCAAACAGCAGATTATCAATTGAACGATATAATAGAATAGCCGATGTGCTTGATGCACATAAAACAGCTGACAAATTCATAATAGATATTCCAATAGGTCTTGCAGACAGCAGAGAAGAAGCGGCACATCGACCGGAAAATGCAGCGCGTAAAATCCTCAAAGGGAAATCGTCCTCGATTTTTCCGGTTCCGTTTAGAAGTGTGGCTAGGGCAAAAACGGCTGCAGAAGCTTGGAATATAAGCAAAGAGCTTAATGCCGGCGCAAACTATATGACTATGGGCATTCGTGACGCAGTTAATGAAATTGATATTTTCCTTCAGGAAAACGAAACATGGAAAAATGTTTTGTATGAAAGTCATCCCGAAGTTTGCTTTGCCTTGTTAAACGGCGGCAATCCAGTTATGGAGAAAAAATCAGAAGAACAAGGCATTGAAAAGCGTCTGGAGATTCTTGAAAAATACGGGATTGACCGAGTGGATGTTACTCAACATCCGCTTTTTACAAAATACAGGGATGATGTAGTGGATGCAGTTTGCTTGGCTCTTGTAGGAAAATTTGCTGTTGAAGGAAAAAGTGCAACAATACCTATAGAGGACGAGATTAAGGCCGATGCCACGGGAATAAAGATGCAAATGATAATTCCAAACTTATAA
- a CDS encoding O-acetyl-ADP-ribose deacetylase — MPLEIIRNDITKVHADAIVNAANTSLLGGGGVDGAIHRAAGSQLLAECRALGGCEIGQAKITKGYKLPAKYIIHTVGPVWHGGNDNEEKLLADCYKNSLALAKKHNLESIAFPLISSGAFGYPKDRALKTAISIIGDFLLSNDMTVYLVVFDKAAFALSEKLFSSITQYIDDKYIEEHPVDRSNRLEERHILKEYCIEEPMLSPIREPEPAAKRKRSLDDVVKHMDETFSQMLLRLIDEKGMTDAETYKKANIDRKLFSKIRNDINYKPSKPTAIAFAIALRLNLDETKDLLLKAGFALSHSSKFDIIIQYFIDEENYNIFEINEALFAFDQNLLGV; from the coding sequence ATGCCACTTGAAATAATCCGTAATGATATAACAAAAGTTCATGCTGATGCAATTGTCAATGCGGCAAATACATCCCTACTCGGCGGCGGTGGCGTAGACGGAGCAATCCATAGAGCCGCAGGTTCGCAACTGCTTGCTGAATGCCGAGCCCTTGGCGGCTGTGAAATTGGACAAGCAAAGATTACAAAGGGGTACAAGCTACCTGCGAAGTATATTATACACACCGTTGGCCCTGTTTGGCACGGCGGTAATGACAATGAAGAAAAACTGCTTGCTGATTGTTACAAAAACTCACTTGCATTGGCTAAAAAACATAATTTAGAAAGTATTGCATTCCCGTTGATATCTTCGGGCGCCTTTGGATATCCCAAGGACAGAGCGTTGAAAACCGCAATTTCCATAATTGGTGACTTCCTTTTGAGCAATGATATGACAGTATACTTGGTAGTGTTTGATAAGGCAGCATTTGCTCTGTCCGAAAAGCTATTTTCATCTATAACCCAATACATTGATGACAAATACATAGAAGAGCATCCTGTCGACAGATCTAATAGGCTGGAAGAACGGCATATTCTGAAGGAATACTGCATAGAAGAACCAATGCTTTCGCCTATACGGGAGCCTGAGCCAGCGGCAAAGCGTAAACGCAGTCTTGATGATGTCGTAAAACATATGGATGAAACCTTCTCACAGATGCTGCTGCGCCTGATTGACGAAAAAGGCATGACGGATGCGGAAACATATAAAAAGGCTAATATAGACCGGAAGCTGTTTTCTAAAATCCGAAACGACATAAATTACAAACCGAGCAAGCCTACCGCTATTGCCTTTGCCATAGCATTGAGGCTGAACCTTGATGAAACCAAAGACCTGCTGCTTAAAGCCGGATTTGCTCTTTCTCACAGCAGTAAATTTGATATTATCATTCAATACTTTATAGATGAGGAAAACTACAATATTTTTGAAATCAATGAAGCCCTATTTGCTTTTGATCAAAACTTGCTAGGAGTTTAG
- a CDS encoding vWA domain-containing protein — protein sequence MKKDLTELVFILDRSGSMSGLESDTIGGYNAMLEKQKKEPGEAVITTVLFDDKYELLHDRINLRGISPITDKEYYVRGNTALLDAVGKTINKIGSVQKYTAEDERAEHVMFVITTDGMENASREYSYGKVRQMIEHQKSKYGWEFIFLGANIDAVSTAERFGISKDRATNYNADSEGTLLNYEVISETVSSIRANRSISENWKERIDEDFKKRGGRR from the coding sequence ATGAAAAAAGATTTAACTGAACTGGTATTTATTCTTGACAGAAGCGGCTCTATGAGCGGTCTTGAAAGCGACACAATTGGCGGCTATAATGCCATGCTTGAAAAACAGAAAAAGGAACCCGGTGAAGCTGTTATTACCACAGTTTTATTTGATGACAAGTATGAGCTGCTGCATGACCGCATAAATCTCCGCGGGATATCTCCTATTACAGACAAGGAGTATTATGTGCGCGGAAATACTGCATTGCTGGATGCAGTGGGTAAAACAATTAATAAGATAGGAAGTGTCCAGAAGTATACAGCCGAAGATGAGCGCGCCGAACATGTAATGTTTGTAATAACCACAGACGGCATGGAAAACGCAAGCCGTGAATACAGCTATGGTAAAGTGCGCCAAATGATTGAGCATCAAAAAAGCAAATATGGCTGGGAGTTTATCTTTCTTGGCGCAAACATAGATGCCGTTTCAACTGCTGAACGTTTCGGCATTAGTAAAGACAGGGCAACAAACTATAATGCAGACAGTGAAGGTACGTTGTTAAATTATGAAGTGATCAGCGAAACTGTAAGCAGTATACGTGCTAACC
- a CDS encoding DNA cytosine methyltransferase yields MKYRLGELFCGPGGIAYGALKARSADGKYSIAHEWANDYDKDTCDTYCHNICPDKPETVYHEDVRKFDMKKLSPIDALAFGFPCNDYSVVGEQKGMDGIFGPLYSYGVKALKIFTPDWFLAENVGGLRNANDGKAFTKIISELKKAGYVVVPHLYKFEEYGIPQARHRLIIVGIRKDLSKNVVFKVPSPAPYKDIDNSCRKAIEEPPIPIDAPNNELTNQSDIVVQRLQHILPGQNAFTADIPQELQLNVRGARMSQIYKRLDPNKPAYTVTGSGGGGTHIYHWAEPRALTNRERARLQTFPDTFEFLGSKESVRKQIGMAVPCEGARIIFEAILNTFAGIEYESIPANISE; encoded by the coding sequence ATGAAGTATAGATTAGGAGAGCTGTTCTGCGGACCGGGGGGCATAGCTTACGGCGCATTAAAAGCTCGCAGCGCAGATGGCAAATACTCCATTGCTCACGAATGGGCAAATGATTATGATAAAGATACATGCGATACATACTGTCACAATATATGTCCAGATAAGCCGGAAACAGTATATCATGAAGATGTTCGGAAATTTGATATGAAAAAACTGTCTCCCATAGATGCTCTGGCTTTTGGCTTTCCGTGCAATGATTACAGCGTTGTCGGCGAGCAGAAAGGTATGGACGGAATATTTGGGCCGCTGTATTCTTATGGTGTCAAAGCTCTAAAAATTTTTACTCCAGACTGGTTCCTTGCTGAAAATGTAGGAGGGCTTCGAAATGCCAATGATGGCAAAGCTTTTACTAAGATTATAAGCGAACTTAAAAAAGCTGGTTATGTTGTGGTTCCTCATTTGTACAAATTTGAAGAGTATGGAATTCCGCAGGCCCGGCATCGTCTGATAATTGTTGGGATTAGAAAAGATCTGAGCAAAAATGTTGTCTTTAAAGTGCCTTCGCCTGCCCCATATAAAGATATTGATAATTCATGCCGAAAGGCTATTGAAGAGCCGCCTATTCCTATAGATGCACCGAACAATGAGCTGACAAACCAGTCTGATATAGTTGTACAGAGACTGCAGCACATTTTGCCTGGGCAGAATGCTTTTACTGCTGATATTCCTCAAGAATTACAGCTTAATGTACGAGGAGCCAGAATGAGTCAAATCTACAAGCGCCTTGATCCGAATAAACCGGCATATACCGTTACAGGAAGCGGCGGCGGAGGAACGCATATTTACCATTGGGCAGAACCCAGAGCTTTGACTAACCGTGAAAGAGCGCGTTTGCAAACTTTCCCGGATACATTTGAATTTTTAGGATCGAAAGAAAGCGTGCGAAAACAAATAGGAATGGCAGTTCCCTGTGAAGGAGCCAGAATCATATTCGAGGCCATTTTAAACACCTTTGCCGGCATTGAATATGAGAGTATTCCGGCCAACATCAGCGAATAG
- a CDS encoding recombinase family protein — MQTATAKKKSISLIPSKPEYDRSIKPQFKALRVAAYCRVSTTLEQQETSYEAQVSYYTEKIKSNPNWKLAGIYADDGKSATNTKKRDDFNAMIEDCMAGKIDMVITKSVSRFARNTVDSLMNIRKLKEKNVAVFFEKEGVNTLEGTGELLITILSSQAQEESRNLSENTRWGLVRRFENGIVSVNHNKFLGYTKDKNGELVIVPEEAELVRRIFRLYLEGSSVIQIAKLLESEGITTVTGGTKWWDSTINKMLSNEKYMGDVLQQKTYTIDFLTKKRVKNDGIVPQYYIEDDHEAIIPKELFYQVQEEKARRASLSKTAATRKAKQEQEKKKSKYSSKFALSDIMVCKECGQPYRRQVWSKYGQKSAVWRCENRLKNGTKNCKHSPTFKEAVLHEAVMTAINSVVENRGEFVGAFRENVIRVIGSYSTKNVPTEYDEQIQKLQGEMLALIEENAKQGSITEDFDEQYHRIAEQINDLKQKKLEMVRDQKMAENFQQRLDDMDACLKKTTYEVRDFDNDLVRRLLQSIKAVKDDLIELQFKSGIVMNQRVSYFD; from the coding sequence ATGCAGACAGCGACAGCAAAAAAGAAAAGCATATCCCTCATACCCTCCAAACCGGAGTATGACAGGAGCATAAAGCCCCAGTTTAAGGCCCTGCGGGTGGCGGCATACTGCCGCGTCAGCACCACGCTGGAGCAACAGGAAACCAGCTACGAAGCACAGGTTTCCTATTATACCGAAAAAATCAAAAGCAATCCCAACTGGAAGCTTGCTGGTATCTACGCTGATGACGGTAAAAGCGCAACAAACACCAAAAAGCGCGATGACTTCAACGCCATGATCGAGGACTGCATGGCCGGAAAAATTGATATGGTCATCACCAAGTCGGTCAGCCGTTTCGCCAGAAACACGGTGGACAGCCTCATGAATATCCGCAAGCTCAAGGAAAAGAACGTCGCCGTGTTCTTCGAGAAAGAGGGTGTGAACACGCTGGAGGGCACAGGCGAGCTTTTAATAACCATCTTAAGCAGCCAGGCACAGGAGGAAAGCCGAAACCTTAGTGAGAACACCCGATGGGGTCTTGTCAGACGGTTTGAGAATGGTATCGTCTCGGTCAACCACAACAAATTTTTAGGCTACACCAAGGATAAGAACGGCGAACTGGTTATTGTACCGGAGGAAGCGGAGCTGGTCAGACGGATTTTCCGGCTTTACCTCGAAGGGAGCAGCGTTATACAGATTGCCAAGCTATTAGAATCGGAGGGCATTACCACTGTTACCGGCGGGACTAAGTGGTGGGACAGTACCATCAATAAGATGTTAAGTAATGAAAAATACATGGGCGACGTTCTTCAGCAGAAAACCTATACCATTGACTTCCTTACCAAAAAGCGAGTTAAGAACGATGGTATCGTCCCTCAGTATTACATAGAGGATGACCATGAAGCCATCATCCCCAAGGAGCTTTTTTATCAAGTGCAGGAAGAAAAAGCGAGGCGGGCAAGCCTGAGTAAGACGGCGGCAACCCGCAAGGCAAAGCAGGAACAGGAAAAGAAAAAAAGCAAGTATAGCTCCAAATTCGCCCTGTCCGACATCATGGTATGTAAGGAATGTGGTCAGCCCTACCGCCGACAAGTATGGTCGAAATACGGACAGAAAAGCGCCGTGTGGCGATGTGAGAACCGCCTGAAGAACGGTACTAAGAACTGCAAGCACTCCCCTACGTTTAAAGAGGCCGTCCTCCATGAAGCTGTAATGACCGCCATCAACAGCGTCGTGGAAAACCGCGGCGAGTTTGTAGGCGCCTTTCGAGAGAATGTTATTCGAGTCATCGGCAGTTACTCCACTAAGAATGTGCCCACCGAATATGACGAGCAGATACAAAAGCTGCAGGGTGAAATGCTGGCTCTGATAGAGGAAAACGCTAAGCAAGGCTCCATCACAGAGGATTTTGACGAGCAGTATCATAGGATAGCAGAGCAGATCAACGACCTGAAACAGAAAAAGCTGGAGATGGTTCGGGATCAGAAAATGGCGGAGAATTTTCAACAACGGCTTGACGATATGGATGCCTGCCTGAAGAAAACTACCTACGAGGTCAGGGACTTTGACAACGACCTTGTCAGGAGGCTTCTTCAGAGCATAAAGGCCGTCAAGGACGACCTGATAGAGCTTCAATTCAAATCCGGAATCGTGATGAACCAGAGGGTTTCATACTTTGATTAA
- a CDS encoding recombinase family protein, with amino-acid sequence MMQRHMPIGYKLVDGKIQLDEPKAAVVKRIFADYLSGVSTSVLAKRLTEMAFPNANNKASWNHGSIGKILENVKYLGDEFYPQMISTELFEHVQKRRKERCDQLGRSIQPNSGNHQYPFTGKLRCGECGEVYRKYIEHCGRPSEKSYWKCKRYIYKNRVCCRCGFLTDEQLEKAFLEAANRIIARIQILDRKPKKEPIPNNPEFNSLDQRIKELEAEGQYSSKELPALVFKRAQALYRTAKINDAEYNTEKIKQAFSGRQLLTEFDEELFLAVIKQITVYADHRLVFEFINGLTMEAGY; translated from the coding sequence ATGATGCAAAGGCACATGCCAATCGGGTATAAGCTGGTGGACGGCAAAATACAGCTTGATGAACCTAAAGCCGCTGTTGTGAAGAGGATATTTGCAGATTACCTCTCCGGAGTCTCTACCTCTGTCCTTGCAAAGCGGCTAACCGAAATGGCTTTTCCGAACGCTAACAACAAAGCCTCCTGGAACCACGGGTCCATCGGCAAGATACTGGAGAATGTCAAATACCTTGGGGATGAATTCTATCCGCAGATGATTAGCACCGAGCTTTTTGAGCACGTGCAGAAACGCCGCAAGGAACGCTGTGATCAGCTGGGGCGAAGCATTCAGCCAAACAGCGGAAATCATCAATATCCGTTCACTGGTAAGCTCCGTTGCGGAGAATGCGGCGAGGTTTACCGCAAATACATCGAGCACTGCGGAAGACCGTCTGAGAAGTCCTACTGGAAGTGTAAGAGGTACATTTACAAGAACCGAGTGTGCTGCCGGTGCGGTTTTCTCACGGATGAGCAGCTTGAAAAGGCCTTCCTTGAGGCAGCTAACCGGATTATTGCAAGAATACAAATCCTCGACCGGAAGCCTAAGAAAGAGCCAATTCCAAATAACCCTGAATTTAATAGCTTGGATCAGCGGATTAAAGAGCTGGAAGCAGAAGGGCAATATTCGTCCAAGGAGCTTCCGGCTCTTGTTTTTAAGCGGGCACAAGCTCTTTATAGAACAGCAAAAATCAATGACGCCGAGTATAATACCGAAAAGATAAAGCAGGCGTTTTCAGGCAGACAGCTTCTCACGGAATTTGATGAGGAACTGTTTCTGGCAGTGATAAAGCAAATCACGGTCTACGCCGACCATCGGCTGGTGTTTGAATTTATAAACGGATTAACCATGGAAGCCGGATACTAA
- a CDS encoding restriction endonuclease PLD domain-containing protein → MFDPAMVNQILIEPITRGAQQLLLLSGYATPTMASWHMMKIKELEINPIDIKLIVGMTNYDGLTIDAHEGFRQLVNAQNGSGFSSFQCQYICQGAPVHSKLYIWLKDDKPFEAYTGSANYTQAGFSTSRREYIVPCNPEGAFDYYNQVECDSIYCTHSEVEDNIVFTPTHPVLESESEYTQALRGEGIEPIKLSLLARNGETGTRSGLNWGQRDGREPNQAYIGLPASIARSGFFPLEKQHFSVVTDDNKQLILRVEQQNDKAITTPMNNSLLGEYFRNRIGVANGAYIWRADLERYGRTDVDFYKLDDEHYYMDFSV, encoded by the coding sequence ATGTTTGATCCTGCTATGGTAAATCAAATATTAATTGAGCCAATAACCAGAGGAGCACAGCAGCTTCTTTTGCTTTCTGGTTATGCTACCCCAACTATGGCCTCGTGGCATATGATGAAAATAAAGGAACTCGAAATAAATCCCATTGATATAAAGCTGATTGTTGGAATGACTAATTATGATGGATTAACCATAGATGCACATGAAGGATTCAGACAGTTGGTAAATGCTCAAAACGGGTCAGGTTTTTCAAGTTTTCAATGTCAGTATATATGTCAGGGTGCTCCTGTTCATAGCAAACTTTATATTTGGTTAAAGGATGATAAACCATTTGAGGCATATACAGGATCAGCCAACTATACACAGGCTGGTTTCAGTACAAGCAGGCGGGAGTATATTGTTCCCTGCAATCCGGAAGGAGCCTTTGATTATTATAATCAAGTTGAATGCGATTCTATTTATTGCACTCATTCGGAAGTTGAAGATAATATTGTGTTTACACCGACGCATCCGGTACTGGAATCAGAGAGCGAATATACTCAAGCTCTGCGTGGTGAAGGAATCGAACCTATTAAATTATCACTTTTGGCAAGAAACGGTGAAACAGGAACAAGGTCAGGACTTAACTGGGGTCAGCGTGACGGCAGGGAGCCTAATCAGGCATACATCGGGCTTCCTGCTTCAATTGCACGTTCTGGCTTTTTTCCTTTGGAAAAACAGCATTTTTCTGTGGTCACTGATGACAATAAACAATTAATTTTGCGTGTTGAACAGCAAAATGACAAAGCCATTACTACTCCGATGAACAACTCTCTTCTAGGTGAGTACTTTAGAAATAGAATTGGGGTTGCTAATGGAGCTTACATATGGCGTGCAGATTTAGAACGATACGGCAGAACTGATGTCGATTTTTATAAATTGGATGACGAACATTATTATATGGACTTTTCTGTTTAG